The segment CCAGACAGCCAGGGTGTAGTCGGGCTGTCTGGCGGCCACGCTTTGCCAATCCGTGCGGACGTTCTGTCCCTCTTCCTCTCCAAACACATTGATCGCCCCCACCACCCGGCTGACATCTGTCAGCCAGTTTTCTTTGGCGGGTGTAAACACCGGTTTGGGCCACCATTCCCAATAGAGGCGGGGGGAAGGGCGGTCCCGGGGAATCCGGGAGCGAATCGACTCCAATCTGGTGTGGAAAGCTTCGGCGAGCTCCTCTCCCCTCTTTTCCATCCCCGCCTGTCGGGCCACTTGGATGAAATCCTGCGGTATATCCTCCAAACCGCCGGCGTGTAAAACCATAAAGGGGATGTCGGTCTGCTGCAGAGCTTCAATGTTTTTTTCCATTCCGGGAACACTGAGGGATGCCAGCACCCAGTCCGGTTGCAGGGATTTGAGTTGATCCATGTCGATCTGAAGATCCGGGCCCAATCGGGGCAACCGGTGAACCGCCTCGGGCCAATCGGAATAATCATCCACACCGACGATGTTTTCGCCGAGACCGAGAGCCCACAATATTTCTGTGTTGCTCGGACAAATGGAAACAATCCGTTGCATTTGAACCCCTCCCTTGTGTCATGATCGCAACGGGTGGGTGGACCAATCATTTGAGGGGAGATGGATGTGGATGCCTGTCACTTCATTTCAGGAAAAACGGACATACCGGGTCAACGGACATAGGGTGGTGATCCGCCAGGCCAAACGGGAGGATGCACCTGAGTTGCGAAAACGGCTGGCCCGGGTGATCCGGGAAAAAGTGT is part of the Kroppenstedtia eburnea genome and harbors:
- a CDS encoding cobalamin-binding protein, with the translated sequence MQRIVSICPSNTEILWALGLGENIVGVDDYSDWPEAVHRLPRLGPDLQIDMDQLKSLQPDWVLASLSVPGMEKNIEALQQTDIPFMVLHAGGLEDIPQDFIQVARQAGMEKRGEELAEAFHTRLESIRSRIPRDRPSPRLYWEWWPKPVFTPAKENWLTDVSRVVGAINVFGEEEGQNVRTDWQSVAARQPDYTLAVWTGVPIERVRKEKITGRREWQGLPFAREDRVHILEEGWYCRPSHRILTGIEHLAHILYPDLFDPPDPDHPL